The following proteins are co-located in the Thermodesulfobacteriota bacterium genome:
- a CDS encoding Rnase Y domain-containing protein has product MSAWIVILVAAISLVIGFAVHYLYRQLELKKNIGIKKDEAQTIIELAEKEAEKVKIEGELKAKEIREKRTAELDRESREKQKEFSKVEKRLQKKEETLDGKFESFDKKEKEVLKLERDMTHKEKALEEKEKELDAVVEDAKQKIEQIAGMTQEAAKTELINIIEDEARHQAAIRLKQIEEQ; this is encoded by the coding sequence ATGTCAGCATGGATAGTTATTTTGGTGGCTGCTATTTCATTAGTGATAGGTTTTGCTGTTCATTATCTCTATAGACAACTTGAGTTAAAAAAGAATATAGGTATAAAAAAAGATGAAGCCCAAACTATAATAGAGCTCGCCGAGAAAGAAGCAGAAAAGGTTAAAATAGAAGGTGAATTAAAAGCTAAAGAGATTCGCGAAAAAAGAACTGCAGAGTTGGATCGTGAATCCAGAGAGAAACAAAAAGAGTTTTCAAAAGTCGAAAAAAGACTTCAGAAAAAAGAAGAGACTTTAGACGGCAAATTTGAGTCCTTTGATAAGAAAGAAAAAGAGGTCTTAAAACTAGAGCGTGATATGACGCACAAGGAAAAAGCTCTGGAAGAAAAGGAAAAAGAATTAGACGCTGTGGTTGAAGATGCCAAGCAGAAGATTGAACAGATTGCCGGAATGACCCAGGAAGCTGCCAAAACAGAGCTTATAAACATCATTGAGGATGAGGCTAGGCACCAAGCTGCTATAAGGCTAAAACAGATAGAGGAGCAG
- a CDS encoding 5-formyltetrahydrofolate cyclo-ligase, which produces MLGQLERKPLEKNWKTLLNKDDYRQNKSLSLAREGSFNIPDAKQNIRTVISDVRKKLSAAEIDEKSSTISDHIVELEAFKLAKSISLYSPILNEVRTSAIFKAAVGLKKEVYFPRVNSLSLDFYRIYDLNDLVQGSFGVLEPVPNKHKVNLEQVDLFILPGLAFDKSGNRLGFGKGFYDRALKNISENKKVGICYDIQLLSSIPTDEHDSRVGTIITEQGIVFSRRKLGGK; this is translated from the coding sequence ATGTTGGGACAATTAGAGAGGAAACCTCTAGAGAAGAATTGGAAGACTCTTTTAAACAAAGATGATTATAGGCAAAATAAGTCTCTCTCCCTAGCAAGAGAAGGGAGTTTCAATATTCCAGATGCTAAGCAAAATATCAGAACTGTCATATCTGATGTTAGGAAAAAGCTAAGTGCAGCTGAGATAGATGAGAAAAGTTCAACTATCTCAGATCATATAGTTGAGTTAGAAGCATTTAAGCTAGCCAAAAGCATTTCACTTTATTCCCCAATTCTAAATGAAGTCAGAACTAGTGCCATATTTAAAGCCGCGGTAGGGCTTAAGAAGGAGGTTTATTTCCCTAGAGTAAATTCTCTTTCTTTAGACTTTTATAGAATCTACGATCTTAACGACTTGGTTCAGGGTAGTTTTGGAGTTTTAGAACCTGTGCCAAATAAGCATAAAGTAAATCTGGAGCAGGTTGATCTTTTCATTCTGCCGGGTTTAGCATTTGATAAATCAGGAAATAGACTGGGTTTTGGAAAAGGATTTTACGACAGAGCCCTAAAAAATATTTCAGAGAACAAAAAAGTTGGTATTTGCTATGATATTCAACTGCTCAGCTCAATTCCTACTGATGAACATGACAGTAGAGTGGGAACTATAATTACAGAGCAGGGTATAGTTTTTTCTAGGAGAAAGTTAGGAGGAAAATAA
- a CDS encoding cell division protein ZapA, which translates to MKRLKIRFFDIDYVIKTDADEDYVQKIASFIENKVREISDVESAMVVPRSFLLAMLKITDDYFRVEKDFEEFKDRAEERSNRLLQILESSLKENESFSSDVGTIREETSREELEDSFKQR; encoded by the coding sequence ATGAAACGTCTAAAAATCAGGTTTTTTGATATAGATTATGTGATTAAAACAGATGCAGATGAGGACTATGTCCAAAAGATTGCATCTTTTATTGAAAATAAAGTTAGAGAAATTTCAGATGTAGAAAGTGCTATGGTCGTGCCTCGCTCGTTTCTTTTAGCTATGCTCAAGATAACCGATGATTACTTTAGAGTAGAAAAGGATTTCGAGGAATTTAAAGATCGTGCTGAGGAAAGATCAAATAGATTATTACAAATATTGGAAAGCTCCCTTAAAGAAAACGAATCATTTAGTTCCGATGTTGGGACAATTAGAGAGGAAACCTCTAGAGAAGAATTGGAAGACTCTTTTAAACAAAGATGA
- the prfA gene encoding peptide chain release factor 1 — MLSRLEEVEQKYLEIQQNLSKPEITPQQIHQFSKELSDLDEIIEIYRSYKHTVEEIDKNESLLKDSELSELAQEELDELIPLRDKFENDLRLLLLPKDPNDGKNVFLEIRAGTGGDEAALFAGDLFRMYSRYAEEKRWKIEVINISETGVGGIKEVIASIEGKKVYSKLKYESGVHRVQRVPATETSGRIHTSTATVAILAEPDDVEVEIDEKDLKVDTYRASGPGGQHVNKTDSAIRITHLPTGIVVQCQDERSQHKNRAHAMRMLKAKLFEIEEEKKQSEFADERKTQVGTGERSEKIRTYNFRDGRITDHRINLTLYKIDAILSGELDELMQALTTYYQTEALKGSGI, encoded by the coding sequence ATGTTAAGTAGACTTGAAGAAGTCGAGCAAAAATATTTAGAAATTCAGCAGAATCTAAGCAAACCTGAGATAACCCCGCAGCAGATTCATCAGTTCTCAAAAGAGCTTTCCGACCTGGACGAGATCATAGAAATCTATCGAAGCTACAAACATACAGTAGAAGAAATAGATAAAAATGAATCACTACTTAAGGACTCAGAGCTCTCAGAACTTGCTCAGGAAGAGCTTGATGAGCTAATTCCTCTAAGAGATAAGTTTGAGAACGATCTTAGACTTCTCTTATTGCCTAAGGACCCAAATGACGGGAAAAACGTTTTCTTAGAGATACGCGCGGGGACCGGCGGGGATGAGGCAGCGCTCTTTGCAGGTGATCTATTTAGGATGTACTCCCGATATGCAGAGGAGAAACGCTGGAAAATCGAGGTAATAAACATTAGCGAAACCGGCGTGGGCGGTATAAAAGAGGTAATTGCTTCAATAGAAGGGAAAAAAGTATACAGCAAATTAAAATACGAGAGCGGAGTTCACCGAGTACAGCGTGTGCCGGCAACAGAAACCAGCGGCAGAATTCATACTTCCACTGCAACTGTTGCAATTTTGGCTGAACCTGACGATGTCGAAGTAGAAATAGACGAGAAAGACTTAAAAGTGGATACATATAGAGCCTCAGGTCCAGGAGGTCAGCATGTCAATAAAACAGATTCCGCAATCAGGATCACCCACTTGCCAACCGGCATAGTGGTTCAGTGCCAGGATGAGAGATCGCAGCACAAAAACCGAGCCCATGCTATGAGAATGCTTAAGGCTAAACTATTTGAGATTGAAGAAGAAAAAAAGCAGAGCGAGTTTGCCGACGAGCGCAAAACCCAGGTTGGAACTGGGGAGAGAAGCGAGAAAATCAGGACTTATAATTTTAGAGATGGCCGCATAACAGATCACAGAATCAATCTTACGCTCTATAAAATTGACGCAATTCTAAGCGGCGAGCTTGATGAATTAATGCAAGCTCTTACAACTTATTACCAAACCGAAGCTCTTAAAGGAAGTGGGATTTAA